Sequence from the Terriglobales bacterium genome:
CGACACCTTCCAAGCCACGCTGGCGAAGGATTTAGTGGTGGACGGAAAGGTGATTGCGAAGAAGGGTACTCCAGTCTCGGGAAAAGTGACCGCAGCGAAACCCAGCGGCCGGCTGCATGCTCCCGGACAGCTCACGCTGCGGCTGACCTCAATCAGCCTGGGCGACCAGAACGTAGCTCTGAATACCACTGCTGTCCGCCAGCAAGGCAAGAGCCACACGCGCAGCAATGCTGAAAAGATTGGCGGTGGTGCGGCGGCGGGCGCTGTGATCGGCGCCATTGCCGGGGGCGGCAAAGGCGCGGCTATTGGAACTATGGCTGGTGGCGCCGCGGGTACAGGCGTGGCCGCCTATACCGGGAAGCAGGAAGCCGTAGTGCCAGCCGAGGCGTTGCTTACGTTTAAGGTAACCGGGTCGGGAATGACCGCCTCGCGTACAAAAACGTCCAAAACTAAAGCCCAGTAGTTTACTTCTGTGGCAAATATAATTTCACAGCCCGGCGCAAGCCGGGCCGTGCCTTGTTTTGCCCTGCTATTAAGCTGGTCCCTTTAGCGCCTCCAGCACTTCTGCCGCGTGACCCTCAGCTTTGACCTTGGGAAACACACGGACGATCTTTCCGTCAGGGCCGATAATGAATGTCGTGCGTTCAATGCCCATCACTTTGTTGCCATACATATTTTTCTCTTTGATCACGCCGAAAGCGTCGCCGACCTTCTTGTCCACGTCGGACAAAAGTGTGTAAGGCAAGTCGTACTTCTCTTCAAATTTCTTCTGTCGCGCAGGCGGATCTGCGGAGATGCCGAGGATGACAGCGCCTGTCTTCTGCAGCTTTTTGTATGCGTCGCGGAACCCGCACGCTTCTATGGTTCAGCCGGGCGTATCGGCCTTGGGAAAGAAGAACAGCACTACAGTTTTGCCACGAAAATCCTTCAGCGATACCTGCTCGCCATTTTGGTCAGGTAAACTGAAATCAGGCGCTTTCTCATTGGCTTCCATGTTTTCCCCTACCAGACCGGCCGGTTCAACACCGCAATCTTTATATCGCATCGCCCGACGGACCGTCATCTGCCTCGCAATCGTCTTTGGATCCTTGGCCGTTCCTGTGCTGGCGCAATTCGGCCGCACTGCGCAACAGTCCAAAGGACCCCGGGCTATCGCGCTGGTGCAATTTACCGGCGGCAGCGCTCGTCTGCTGCCGATCGCCATCATGGTCAATGGCAAGTTCTATGACGCTGGCCTCTACCATGCTGATCCTCGCCCTATGGCATTGGAGCCCGGGGTAGTTTATGAAGCCCAGCACAGTGGTGTTCCTGCTGGCCTGTTTACAGTTGGTCCTGCGGAGCAGATTAATGGTGTATGGGACGCACGCGGCGAATGGGAGCCGGCGGGCGCTGCTCAAGCAGCCAAGGCAGCGAAAGTGGAAGCACCGAAACGCCGCGACGATGAAGATAAGCCGCCAGTATTGCGGCGGCCCGGCAGTTCGCCTCCCCAGGCGGCAAACCCTTCTCCGGAGAAACCTGCCCCTGCGTCCCCGCCGCCGCCGACCCCGAGCGCCTCACCAGCGCCAAATTCGCAGCCTGCCAGCTCGACCTCGACTGAGGATGATCCCAATCGTCCGGTGCTGCGTCGGGGTAAACAGCCAATAGTCTCCGAGAAGCCATCGTCTGAGACCAAATTATCTGGTACTGCCGCACCCGCGGCGGCAGCTAATTCCGCGACTAAAGACACCGCTCCTGCACCGCGGAGCGCTCCCAAGCCGCAGCTGCTTCCCGCGATCTCCGACGCCGGTGGTCCCGAGTCCCGTTCATTTCTATGGCAGCTCAAGCCCGGAGAGGAGCGCGACTTCACGAAAAAAATGCAGGGGTTCGCGCAAAGTGAAGTGGTCAAGTACGAAAAACTGCGAATGCCCAACTTCGTTTCCGCACAACTGACGCCGGGTGCTTTTCATGTGTTTGACGTTGATCTAAGCAACCAACCCGTTTTTATCTATATGACAACGGCGAATCTCTTCACTGGCTCCGCTGGCGCGAGCAGCCGCACTCGACAACGTCCCGCCCCTGGAACGGACTCGGGCGTTCAGGCCTACATTACGATTGTTGGAAAGATGGATCTCTACGGCGAGCTGCGACAGATCTTTTCCTCTGTAACCGACAGCCGCCACGCGGATGAGATTCCGCGATTAGAGCTGATTGATGCCGTGGATGCGGACGGCGACGGCCGCGGGGAGCTGCTCTTCCATGAGATCTCCGATGCCGGCGCCGGCTACGCTATCTACCGCGTCACTCCTGACCGCCTGATAAAGCTATATGACAGCGCCGGGCCCGTAGACTGACCGGCTACGTTCCAGCACGCTTCGATCTGAGGAGAACACGTGCCCGATTTTCTTTGGA
This genomic interval carries:
- the bcp gene encoding thioredoxin-dependent thiol peroxidase; protein product: MEANEKAPDFSLPDQNGEQVSLKDFRGKTVVLFFFPKADTPGUTIEACGFRDAYKKLQKTGAVILGISADPPARQKKFEEKYDLPYTLLSDVDKKVGDAFGVIKEKNMYGNKVMGIERTTFIIGPDGKIVRVFPKVKAEGHAAEVLEALKGPA